The Arachis hypogaea cultivar Tifrunner chromosome 14, arahy.Tifrunner.gnm2.J5K5, whole genome shotgun sequence genome has a segment encoding these proteins:
- the LOC112743635 gene encoding E3 ubiquitin-protein ligase AIRP2 translates to MGFSFKRRKKEQDGGGGDITRSFKDSLKALEADIQFANTLASGYPCERDGSRFQMRLSYSPAAQFFLFLVQWTDCHLAGALGLLRILIYKACADGKTTISIYERKASLKEFYRVLFPSLLQLNGGISDVEDRKQKHLCATKYKTRDMTSKGKVSEIEIEREEECGICLEMNGTVVLPSCNHSMCMKCYEDWWGRSQSCPFCRESLEGVKSGDLWIYINKSEIDDLASITKENLKRLFMYIQRLPIIVPDPPISVSYHHRW, encoded by the exons ATGGGGTTTAGTTTcaagagaaggaagaaggagcAAGATGGAGGGGGTGGAGATATCACTAGGTCTTTCAAGGATTCACTTAAAGCTCTTGAAGCTGACATCCAATTTGCCAATACACT AGCTTCTGGGTATCCATGCGAGCGCGATGGTTCTCGCTTCCAAATGAGGTTATCATATAGCCCAGCTGCtcaatttttcctttttctgGTTCAATGGACCGATTGTCACCTTGCCGGAGCACTGGGATTGCTTAGAATTCTTATATACAAG GCATGTGCTGATGGTAAGACAACCATTTCGATTTATGAACGAAAAGCGAGCCTGAAGGAGTTCTACC GTGTGTTGTTTCCCTCTTTATTGCAACTCAACGGAGGAATCAGTGATGTTGAAGACAGGAAACAAAAACATTTGTGTGCTACTAAGTACAAGACAAGAGACATGACAAGCAAGGGAAAGGTCTCTGAAATCGAgatagagagagaagaagaatgtGGCATTTGCCTGGAGATGAACGGCACGGTTGTGTTGCCGAGTTGCAATCACTCGATGTGTATGAAATGCTATGAAGATTG GTGGGGAAGATCTCAATCTTGCCCTTTCTGTAGAGAAAGTCTTGAAGGAGTAAAGTCTGGTGATCTTTGGATCTACATAAACAAGAGTGAAATTGATGATTTGGCTTCAATCACCAAAGAGAATTTGAAGAGATTATTTATGTACATACAAAGATTGCCCATCATTGTGCCAGACCCCCCTATATCGGTTTCATACCATCATCGCTGGTGA